From the genome of Apostichopus japonicus isolate 1M-3 chromosome 17, ASM3797524v1, whole genome shotgun sequence:
AAAACAAGCTGTAAGCCATGAAAATTAAGCTTTGCAAGTAAGCTTTGATAGTTCTCTGCTTCAATAATTATGAACAAAATTGTAAACTACTAGTTCTGGTCAAGGTTTTGCAGAACTTGATCGCGCCCTCTATTAATTTTGGGCATGGCCACAGAGCCTCGTTAGAACATTGGCCGAATACGTTTATATTTATGCAGAcattttaatacataaattaaatagTCATATTTTGGCCTTGTTTTTCAGGTACACTGTTTTGTATAATTTGTATCTTTCTGTATTCAGTCTGTCTGATATTGCAAATTAAGTTTTTATGAATTTATTACATTGTCTTGTATTAAACTTGTGAATGGCATTACAGAACtatgtgatgaatattcaaagaacttTATGAAATCAGGTCAGGCATATAGGATATCACCATctgtttttaaatgtttcttagtttttacttttcaaaAGATTGCCAGACTTCACGATATTTCttatgcttgttttttttttttgtgttctaAGATGCCGGTGACGGTGAAGTTGGATATTGAGGGCGTCAGTTTCACAAATTTGTCAGAATCGGTTGGTTATTCCCTTAAGGCGATGTTTAAGTAGAAAAACAGAATAGCATGAGCAGTGTAAACATACCAACAGATATAGGACAGATGCACAGTGACTATTGTTGTCTCTCCAcatggaaaatggaaaaaagttAATGTGGTATTTTGGTAGATAATTCTGTTTCAGAgacatgaaacaaaacaagtcTGTTTCAGATGCATGAAACAAGACAAATTTCAGAGGCATGAAACAGACAAGTCTGTTTCAGTCGCTTGAAACTTAAGCAGTTGTTTAAAAAACAAAGATGTGTCTGTTTCAGTTGCATGAAACAGGCAAGTCGTTTCAGTTGTGTGAAACAGGCAAGCCTGTTTCAGTTGTGTGAAAAACAGACAAGTCTGTTTCAGTCCCTTGAAACTTAAGCAGCTGTTTAAAAAACAAAGACGTGTCTGTTTCAGTTGTGTGAAACAGGCAAGTCTGTTTCAGTTGTGTGAAACAGACAAGTCTGTTTCAGACGCTTGAAACTTAAGCAGTTGTTTAAAAAACAAAGACGTGTCTGTTTCAGTTGTGTGAAACAGGCAAGTCTGTTTCAGTTGTGTGAAACAGGCAAGTCTGTTTCAGTTGTGTGAAACAGGCAAGTCTGTTTCAGTTGTGTGAAACAAAGGCAATTATGTTTCAGTTGCATGAAACAGGCAAGTCGTTTCAGTTGCATGAAACAGGCAAGTCGTTTCAGTTGTGTGAAACACAAGCAAGTCTGTTTGTTCTTCAATATGAGCTTCAGTGGATGAGCATCTTCTGAGTAACATAGAATATTAAATCAGGTTTGAGATTCCTTATCTGCTGTGCATTTAAACCCACCTCATAGCAGTGCAGGTCATTTGTGTCATTGATGTCATCTGAAGTGAGGAAGTTTACTTTTAATCAAAGACAGTGTTAAACAGGGAAAGAGGCAAAACCTTACCCCAAGTGAGAGGAGCAGTATTCTCATTATCTTCTGCCATTCCCTTCAACCCCATGCcgcccccgcccctccccccccccttcatgtTGGTATTTTCTTTGATGAAGCAAAAAGTGTGCCCGGTAAgcaagttattaaattgttacTTTAATCCTATCTGAAGTATCTCTTTTGTAGAATACATATCAACTTATACTCCACCGAAATCATGGCAAGGCTGTTAAATCTGCCACCTTAATACATTCAATAGCACTTTTGGTACAAATATCATGTTGTTTTGACATTAGATTAAAACAGGGTTCCAACTTTCGTTTTAGGGTTGTGAAAGCAGCAGGATGGGACAATTTGATCATggtaatacctctctaaactgttctgccatatcatgcttcaaagcattcgtattgacagtatgaacagttcctaatctttatctgactctaatgctaataccacttgatactgtcctctcatgtgatgcttcaaagcactcatactgacagtgtgaacagttcctaatctttatctgactctaatgctaataccacttgATACTGTCCTCTAACATAATGCTTCAAAGCAttcgtattgacagtatgaacagttcctaaccttgatctgattctaatgctaacaCCATTCGATACTGTCCTCTCATGtgatgcttcaaagcactcgtactgacagtatgaacagttcctaacctttatcagatagaaacatgatattcatactgctcatactgacactaCAAATTCTCTGAAGTAGGATTTGACAGTACagcatagaaaaaaaaatttcccTACTGGGTGAGTGTGTGAAGTATTCAATACCCAATGGCTGTTGTGTATTCATATGTCTCAatgttgaagaagaaaataggatatttcaaagaaaacagTAAAACAAGTTCACTCTTGGTACAAAATATATCAACTTCAAATATTGTTATCTCTCAAAGCCACATGTAGCGATTGAATGCAAATCTCACCAGCGGGCTTAGAAGAAGTTCCTCTTCAAATCATAAGCCGAAATCAAATTTTCATCTGGACATGATGCCTTTAAGAATCgttttgatatttaaatatatatattattttgtcaaCTTTGATGACCTTCATATCTTATTTTCCTGTATTTTCTGTCCgataatttaaattttgataatttgataATTTAACAGAATGAGGTAGTTTGGTACTGCTGTATAAGCAGTGCACCCGAttcacatagtatcatacaataatattgggTGACATCcctgttccgacgtctctatgttccgacgtatTCTATAGTTCCGACAATTTGTTTGGactctttaattttttttttaccaaaattttttctggcccaatttttttggggagactcaatctttttggttcccccatttttcggaccaaattttttggggtacttaattttttgggacccaatttttttgggggggactcaatttttttggaccaacattttttctgacctaccttttttggggggacacaattttttggacgcaccaaatttttttcacgaaaaaacagggcccaaagtttgttatgacccaaatagtgcttgtcaccgaaaattgcttgtgacccgaaattttttaggaccaaaatcagtttggtaaaaaaaaaatttggtctgaaaaaagttggtccgaaaacttgttggtcaaaaattttggtccaaaaaaattgagtccgaaaaaatttgggtgaaaaaaattaagagtccaaaaaaattgtcagaacatagagatgtcgaaACaaagacgtcggaacatagagatgtcggaacatagagatgtaacctaATATTGTACCATAGTAATGTAATGTtatataaaacatccacaattaTATTGTTGTGGCATATAGTATTACACAgtacaatgatatattataatatcaaCTGTGTGTTTTAATAGTTCTGTACAATAGTATTGTGAATCAGGCTGGTATAGGTTACTCCACTGTAATTGTCTGTTGATGAACAATTTGCACTTTTGTATTGTAACAATGATACTGGTGAAATTGAGAACACACTGAAACTTTTGTTCATCTGGAAATATACTTTTATTCCCTCTTACTTGCttgtttgtattttcctttGTGTCCTGAGCAGAGTGGAGAGTTAGGGGAGGAGGATCAGTACCGGGAGGGGAATGTGGGGGGGGATGTGGGGGTGGaatgtggggggtggggggagtttgGGGGAAAGCAGTGTAACCAACCTGGATGAAGGAAATGATTGTAAAAATGATGTTAAGTTTTATTGAGAAACTTATGGAGTTTAGatctatattaattttaagCTATTAAACTTCCTCCCTTTCCACACCCACCCTTGCCAACTGTGTGAATATCTTCTACCTCATTGTAACCATCACCTAATGGCAATGTAGCTGGTTTACTGTATGGATTTGCACATAGGTAAACCTATCCCAAGTATAATCTCAAATTGCTTTAAAAAATTGTATTATTCAGCGGTcgtagatttttttttgggggggggggggaatttgaaTATTGGAGACAAATGAGGTCACAACCATTACATATGTAGACTATACTCTGACAATCCCAAAGATCCTCATTTTTCAAGGTAAACTCTTGTGGACAGCAAAACAATAAAGGAGTCTGAAAAGGCCAAGGTTCCCTCTACAACCAAGTACAGTCTGTTCAAAATAtccaccccatccccaaccTAGGGGCCTACTTTTGTCTGGAtgagataacattttaataccCCTCTGCCCCCTAGTACCAAAATTGGGTTGCACCCCTGCTGCAGTGAACGTAAAACTTTCCCAGACTGGACCAATAGAGGCATGATGTTCTTGGCCCActtcaaaacaaaatgagaatTTAAGAGATATATACAACAAATGCCTCAATTGTTTTGCAACAAAATCTCTTGAATTTCAACTAATTATCCATGTTTTGTACAGTAACCAAAGAAAACCATTGCTTACACTTATTCGGCAATTTCTGTCGATGGcatagaaaatgaaataaagttcttGTTTCATATATTCATCATTGTTTATGTTCTTTTGTTAGAGTGGTTctagaaaaaaatgtcaaaccCTGATTGCTGTTTATTTATGTTACAAACAAATTGTAAGAAAATACAGCAACATCaactttaaaggtagtcagtataggcctcAAATGTTAGCATGCGacataattgctagaagttttcaaaaagtactttcctggaggtctttactctccaaattgttctcagacactttaaaggaacacacaagatgactgaatgtcacAGTGAGAAAAATTACctcaaagtttgtaataaaaaacagTTTAGGAATTTTGATCAAAGGTGactatatttgaatatctagcatatttggggccattaCAGCCTACCTTTAAACATAGCATTGGTTTTGCCTTGTTACTCAATCTGCAAGAAAAATCatgtttaaaacattttgtaCAGTAAATCATGTTAACTAAAACCTGCATAAAAATCAGTcttcttgaaaataaaatttaaatagataaataaGTGAATAGGATAGATTAATTTCACAACTTAATTTTCTAATGATTCAAAAGTGACTTTTTAAGCAAGTTTCATTTTTGCCTTTTAGCAGCATTCACTCACTGCATGTTATTCTAGGGGTGGGAAGGAGAGAAGTGaaggaggggtgagggggtggggggggaggaggtcACAGGGGTAAAATGGACAAACTTAATCGGAAGGTAATAAAAGTTTAACAACCAATACAAAAACTTATAATTATGTAGGGTTTCTTTTTACCTGTAGAGTTTTAATAACAACTAAAGTACATCTGTTTGTCATCTTCTGAGATTGTCATGTTTGTGTATGCAATGAAGTTACATAACGAACAGATTCCTCAATAAATGTATCagcccttcctccccccccccccactccttctTAACCCACCAGCATATACCATGAATATCCAGACATTACCTGTGTTATTGACATGTGCTATTTCCCCCTCAAAAAAGAAGGGTTAATTTTCACTGATCCTGAGAAATTTCCATTTGACAAGTCTGTTAATCCATTTTTTAGTTATGTTCAAAGTCCAGAGATGTGGCATACTCCAAAATGTTGTACTTGCATTTTTGATAACTGTTAATGGAAAACTGATCAAGTTGTTAATTATTACAGTAATGGGATGATGATAGTATAGAAGCTATACAGATCTCACAACCTAAAGcctttaaaaaatatcaaatgaatTCTCCTTGAAACTAATTTATTTTGTGAGTCGTATTATGCTGGTTTTGAAAAGACAATTTCTTGCAGAGGAATGTGAATGTTAGCTTAATTCAGAAAGAAATCCATGTGAACTTTTATCATACACTATTCCGCAACAAATTCATAGGATGGCTGCTAACAGGATGTGGTTTTTCACCTGTTGATGCAGACAACCTAACAGCCTACCAGTTTGTTATGCAATTCAGCCAACAACTTATTTAACAGTCTAACATTCCTTCGCACATACAAATTCACATTCCTCGCCTAATTTCTATCCTCTAAACTTAAATGCGATAGATTCACCCTAACGTTCAGATATACAAGTACTCTCGTTTGCTGGTACAATGTGCCCCTAATAATATGCTGGTTTCTTCCGGGAGCCTGTTTCCTCAAGTCGCAACCGCAGACGTCCGAAGCTGCAAGCTAGCTGACACCTTTCGATTTTCCGTTGCCACGGCAACGGCGTGTCATTCAGTAGTCATCGTCGGAATCGTCGCTGTCCTGCCCTCCGCTTCTTCCAGAGAAGACGGAGACTGTTTTCCTCATCTGTGGTTCCGGTTTACTCTCTAACGTGGTCTTGACGGCACCTGCTTCAGATAGTTTCCACTCTAAATCTGCAGAGAGGGCGACATGACAAAGAAGGGATGGTTAGATCATTGGAAATGAGGGGGACATAACAAAGAAGAGATGTTTAGATCATTGGAAATGAACCCTGACTGAAAGCCTGCAGCATTCTTAGTAGAGTTCACCACGTCCAAGTCCCTGACATCCCAGTAGGACTCCTATAACTTTTTTAAGCCTGAATCCAAATCCTAGCCCCCGGAAACCGTTGTAAGTCCAAGCCCGACTTGTATCAGAGTTAAAGTCCTGTTGGTGACCCTTTTGACAGTGTCAATGGtgtaaacttcaaaagtcaatTTCAGAAGGTAAATAGCTTGATTTATGACTTTAGATCGAGAGTTTTAGACTTGATATGTTGTATTCCCCGAAAGAAGAAAGTAATGGTTTCTACAACTATTTCACTTTTCAATATATTCACCTTTAACATATATGCTAAATATCAGGATGGCttctttaaggctaaattgatgaagACCTCAGCGCCTCGGTGCAGCCTCCACTGTTAATTTATCATCCTATACAATCTAATGACTCCGCAAAACATATTctttgaaatataaacaaaacagcGTCTTTGAATGACATTCAGCGCCATTTGTCTGGGATTGACAGAGTTGGTGTCAAAAAGTCACTAAAAATATAACtacaaaattatgcaaaatatgtCAAACACAATTCAAGGGCTGCAATAACATCTTAGTTTAACTTCATTTTCAAAGCACAGCAAAGTCGTTGACCACCAAACAAGTGTAACTCACCGTCCATGGTGAGGTTCATTCCCCCAAACGATAGTGGACCGACCCACTGGGTTTTCAGCTCTCCCTCAAAGTAGACGAAGACAGTTGGCAAGTTTTTGTCCGGATAATTTGGGATACAGACTGTCGAGATACTCTTCAAGAACTTTGTGGCGGGAAACTTGGAAGCAATTTGCGATAGATACTGGTTGATAAGAGTACAGAGCGGAATTCTGAGAATAAAATCAAGTTGTTCGTAGATGATCTGGTTGAAATGTGGAGAAAGTTTTAGCAATCCTTTCAAAACtaaaatgtacacaaataaaATTTGCACATACTCGGATCGTTTAAACGGGGAACATTTCAACCTCGGTAATCAAATCTCAAAACTCAAATGTAAATTTCATCAAACTGCTATACAACTGAAACTTACAGCTCAGTAAAATATCAATGTAGGACCGCACCAGTTCATGTGTAGAGACATTGTGCAGTATTTTCTGTGTTTACTTTTAATAGAGAGATAATTTGTAATAGTCATAGAATACTGCTTACCcttgtaatatttgatttttatttccttttttgttttgcttaccCTTGTTTGTACAGATGAAGTATGACATAGATCCCATCGCCAGCTTTGTTCACCTCTGGGATGTAGTCTTGGGCCGATATTTCCTTCACCGATCCAAAAATCTCCTTGGCTTGTAATCTTTTCATTTCTGCAATCCGCTTTTgcctgaataaaaaaaaaagggacatAATTTAGAATTTCAGTTAAGCTGAACAATTTTGACATCTTGTGTTCTAAAGCATTTGATGGGGAGTATAAACTGCTACTCATCTTTGCAACTGTGAAACGATTTTGTGTAGCACTGTTCTCTGTGATTAATACCGGATAATTATTACTTGGGAGAATCAatcatacatgtactgtagataTGCTGAAATATCTGGCAAGGTACTTGATATAACAGATGAACTTTACACAGAAACATTGAGAACTCTAGTAAGGTTCTTTACATAACAGATGAACTTTACAGAGGAACATTGAGAACTCTGGCaaggtactgtacataacaGATGAACTTTACACAGAAACATTGAGAACTCTAGCAAGGTACTTTACATAACAGATGAACTTTACACAGGAACATTGAGAACTCTggcacagtactgtacatacataacaGATGAACTTTACACAGAAACATTGAGAACTCTAGTAAGGTTCTTTACATAACAGAGGAACTTTACACAGAAACATTGAGAACTCTAGCAAGGTACTTTACATAACAGATGAACTTTACACAGGAACAGTGAGAATTCTAGCAAGGTACTTTACATAACAGATGAACTTTACACAGAAACATTGAGAACTCTAGTAAGGTTCTTTACATAAAAGAGGAACTTTACACAGAACCATTGATAACTCTAGCAAGGTTCTTTACATAACAGATGAACTTTACAGAGGAACATTGAGAACTCTGGCaaggtactgtacataacaGATGAACTTTACACAGAAACATTGAGAACTCTAGCAAGGTACTTTACATAACAGATGAACTTTACACAGGAACATTGAGAACTCTAaaaaagtactgtacataacagATGAACTTCATGAGGTGTGTGTTTAGTTTCTAACATTCTTCACACAACCAAGAAATCAACACCTTTGACAACTTTGAGCATCAGTAACACTTAATTTACTGTCATCATACACCTAATGACTACCAGCACCAAATAGAAATACAAACCGATATGTGAACACCACCAGATTCACTGTACATCAACACACTACCAAACACCATTGAAGTACAACACCAACAAGATTGTCATCAAAATCCATACATCATAAAAAACCACCCAGGTATCTTGAAACACTGTATAATGCAAGCTTGCACCAAATCACCGCCACCAAATCAAACACCATCAGCACCACAAAATAACCTATCATGAACCACCCTTTCAAAGAAACAATACCATCAAATCACCACCAGCACCATTACCATTACCCAGCACCATTGATATTACCagtcagttgggacaatttcctaatgctattATCACTCTAAACTGTTCTCACATGTATACCTTGCTTCAAAGCACTAAaccagtacaaacagttcctaacctttatcagATAGGgatatgatattcatactgctcatactgctAGTACGAGTGCATGGAAGCAGGATATggaagtacagtacataaagaTATTGTCCCAAGTGGGTGGATATGACTGTAATTTACCTATATTCCTCCAGGACTCGCTCATCCTCCTCGTCCTCCAGCAAATCCAGCTCATCTAAGTCCATGTCTTCCATTGCCTTCTGACCTGAAGCAAAAAGGTCAACATaggttcatgaatattcaatgaaaatgcataaaggtcaATGAATATTATAAACCATTGCAAGATACATGTATAAAATAGTTACTGGTGTTAGAGACAGTTACTGTagtggggggaaggggaagcAGGGGGATTCCAGCAATGAAGGAACCCACAATAACTCCCTCAAAATGACAAGCAGATAACGGAAGAGAAGAAATGATCACTCAAAACCAATAAGGAAGAAATAAGACTCTGGTACACTCTGAAAAGTACTTTTAATGGCTCTGCTTTTGGTACTGATTGGCAATACCATCAACATTGTTCCCTCCACAGGGAATTACACAGAGCTTTCTGTATCATTTGTTATATAACTGATGCAGAGAATCATACTGACAATATCAGATACTCACTCACCGCCATTTGCTTTTTGCTGCACAGACTGTTCTAACAGATCCACAATTTGGTCCTCTGTCACTTCTGCTTCCTTGGGAGGGATGATTCCTTTCGCTCGTAGGATATCATTCCACTGTGTGTCTTCGTTAGGGTCCTAAGAGAAACACGAAACCATGATTTCAAATAAAGAAGTGCTATATAGGCTAGATACAGCGAATACTGATATATGTTAGCTATGATTGTTACAGGGATTTATGATggcacacaatatatatataactatatatatattgaagagaaaaaatacCCCACACAATAGCTTGACCTCAACTGGGGTAATGGTTGATAGAATAACTTATTTTGACCAGATGAGTCCTAACTAATTCCCAAAGTGGATCAAAACTACATTGGtagtttgtgatgtcatcacctGGGATAGTGGTTCTTGGAAAGTAAATTCAGGCTAAATGATCttctattttattcattttattcattttggaAACCTGAGATGTTTAGAAAGTTTGTCGAGGGAATGAAAttcaatacaaatatattttaaaatatccTTTTCTACAAATAGGGctaaatgtataaaatattgtaaagaaaagCAAAGTCATGTTTAGCTCAATTGATGGCATCATTCACTTTACTTGCCAGATGATTTACAAAGTATAACCAATTAATGGGAATAATGGAAGTGGCAATGGTAAAGACCTACAGTTGCAGATAAGTTGATGGTTACCTTTTAGTTTTACATAATAATTATCAAACTGAGCCAATTTCTGACTTAACACATGT
Proteins encoded in this window:
- the LOC139984138 gene encoding phosducin-like protein 3 → MQDPNEDTQWNDILRAKGIIPPKEAEVTEDQIVDLLEQSVQQKANGGQKAMEDMDLDELDLLEDEEDERVLEEYRQKRIAEMKRLQAKEIFGSVKEISAQDYIPEVNKAGDGIYVILHLYKQGIPLCTLINQYLSQIASKFPATKFLKSISTVCIPNYPDKNLPTVFVYFEGELKTQWVGPLSFGGMNLTMDDLEWKLSEAGAVKTTLESKPEPQMRKTVSVFSGRSGGQDSDDSDDDY